A single Dermacentor variabilis isolate Ectoservices chromosome 9, ASM5094787v1, whole genome shotgun sequence DNA region contains:
- the LOC142557152 gene encoding putative transporter YutK: MARPWQRSLDIMPPSRSGKMAAPEVPEADLFPARLSKGEVNPAFFDEACVDATEMRAAVSVDSNSASAGSPAPSGQRQEAPFSEKTSWKNRLPFFAKVAAALLFHAYLAAGIGLTWSSTPDFCHDVKFLTVITVIVYVFVLWRAATTLLGSVGVVRDAWQSLVDCIAITRQKRRWLGPCLWLLLWLCLLSFIVYDSINDIHRLISLAGIVVLVLLGFIFSKSRLRVNWYQVMWGLLLQFLLGLAVLRWRHGRDALQCIADKVKNFLDYTNNGSYFVFGHLASGWNLTEALGDFALPSQDVAQNLTNATNVTAPLVDTIKSLPGIFMFQALPVILFFSFFVNILYFYGIMQRLVLIVGSFLQFTIGTTVCESMTAAANIFLGMTEAPLVVRPFLSRMTKSELHTVMTGGFATIAGSVLAAYIRFGVSPAHLMTASIMSAPAALAYSKLLYPETEDSQTQLGNIEMPKSEERNVLEAASNGTSLGLAMIGSIVANLVGFLAFLAFLNSTLQWFGSIVTLDYLTFEWLLSKVFTPLAFIMGVPWKDCGVVGELVGIKTFANEFIAYSRLATVVHQLDERSTVIATYALCGFSNLGSIGICIGGLGAMAPERKGDLAALSVRALAAGSAACFLTACVAGSLIP; this comes from the coding sequence ATGGCCCGTCCGTGGCAGCGAAGCTTGGACATCATGCCGCCCAGCAGAagcggcaagatggcggcgcccgaAGTTCCCGAGGCCGACCTGTTCCCGGCGAGACTGTCGAAGGGAGAGGTCAACCCGGCGTTCTTCGACGAAGCGTGCGTGGACGCTACGGAAATGCGAGCCGCGGTGTCCGTGGACTCGAACTCGGCTTCGGCCGGCTCTCCGGCGCCTTCGGGCCAGCGACAGGAGGCGCCGTTCTCCGAGAAGACCTCCTGGAAGAACCGGTTGCCGTTCTTCGCCAAGGTGGCCGCGGCTCTGCTGTTCCACGCTTACCTGGCGGCGGGCATCGGGCTCACGTGGAGCAGCACGCCGGACTTCTGTCACGACGTCAAGTTCCTCACGGTGATCACGGTGATCGTCTACGTCTTCGTTCTGTGGCGCGCCGCAACCACGCTGTTGGGGAGTGTCGGGGTGGTTCGTGACGCGTGGCAAAGCCTCGTCGACTGCATCGCGATTACGCGTCAGAAACGCCGCTGGTTGGGGCCGTGCCTGTGGTTGTTGCTGTGGCTGTGCCTGCTGTCGTTCATAGTGTACGACTCGATCAACGACATTCACCGACTCATCTCTCTCGCGGGAATCGTCGTACTCGTACTGCTCGGCTTCATCTTCTCCAAATCCCGCCTCAGGGTGAACTGGTACCAGGTGATGTGGGGACTGCTCCTCCAGTTCCTGCTCGGACTGGCCGTGCTACGCTGGCGCCACGGCAGGGACGCGCTTCAGTGCATCGCGGACAAGGTGAAGAACTTTCTGGACTACACAAACAACGGATCTTATTTCGTGTTCGGGCACCTCGCTTCGGGGTGGAACCTGACCGAAGCGCTCGGCGACTTCGCCTTACCCTCGCAGGACGTGGCGCAAAACCTCACCAACGCCACAAACGTCACCGCGCCGCTCGTCGATACCATCAAGTCGTTGCCTGGCATCTTCATGTTCCAGGCGCTCCCTGTGATACTTTTCTTCAGCTTTTTCGTGAACATTCTGTACTTTTACGGCATCATGCAGCGGCTCGTGCTCATAGTCGGCAGTTTTTTGCAATTCACCATCGGCACCACGGTGTGCGAGTCGATGACGGCAGCGGCCAACATCTTCCTGGGAATGACCGAGGCTCCGCTGGTGGTTCGGCCGTTCCTCTCGAGGATGACGAAATCGGAGCTGCACACCGTAATGACTGGTGGCTTCGCCACCATCGCCGGCAGTGTCTTGGCGGCCTACATTCGTTTCGGCGTTAGTCCTGCCCACCTGATGACGGCTTCTATCATGAGCGCGCCAGCTGCGCTGGCCTACTCCAAGCTGCTGTATCCGGAGACCGAAGACAGCCAGACGCAGCTCGGCAACATCGAGATGCCGAAGAGCGAAGAGCGAAACGTCCTGGAGGCGGCTTCCAACGGGACATCCCTGGGGCTGGCCATGATCGGCAGCATCGTGGCCAACCTGGTCGGCTTCCTGGCCTTCCTGGCCTTCCTCAACAGCACCCTCCAGTGGTTCGGCTCCATCGTCACCCTGGACTACCTCACCTTCGAGTGGCTGCTGTCCAAGGTCTTCACTCCGTTGGCTTTCATCATGGGCGTCCCCTGGAAGGACTGCGGCGTGGTCGGCGAACTGGTCGGCATCAAGACGTTCGCAAACGAGTTCATCGCCTACTCGCGGCTCGCCACCGTCGTCCACCAACTCGACGAACGATCGACGGTGATAGCCACGTACGCCCTGTGCGGGTTCTCCAACCTCGGTTCCATCGGCATCTGCATCGGTGGGCTCGGTGCCATGGCCCCTGAGCGCAAGGGTGACTTGGCCGCGCTCTCTGTGCGAGCCCTGGCCGCAGGATCGGCCGCCTGCTTCCTCACGGCATGTGTGGCCGGAAGCTTAATCCCCTAA